One segment of Neisseria mucosa DNA contains the following:
- a CDS encoding ESPR-type extended signal peptide-containing protein, whose amino-acid sequence MNKIFKVVWNRTIQSFVVTSELAKGRVKSSAEQNSTDVSAESGKNGIATVFRLTVISAALLGAGNSYAATAARGKIEFDAATSATAVSGATATGIGALSVGASANATANGAVAVGTSANATHNNSLAVGTNAKATQNHAVAMGADTSASSSNATAIGKSANAVSADSTALGADSKANGTQATAVGKNALANNTSTTALGNSAQAFGIGSMALGQSSTSRGQDGIAIGSGSQAAANAQNAIAIGTNAVGYQSESIAIGNSAQAQAGNTIAIGKNAVANSPASGSAPSSAIALGADANATGFGTIAIGRASEVLSQNSMNVNVTHNNIAIGNTARVGDSSSSKITQSIAIGSGNRVDPQGRPEGAWAKGDQSIAVGGNVLANGNSSVAIGGDDLDAVGGTRYSGNATDKFIKYNEKGAKTGEYTLSGKSLRDIYKEMTGDTMNYGSYGNTIAGQGSVALGVQANSSADLSLAIGTKSQATAFGGVALGTGAKATLLNSVALGTASKTDKEGKAYVQREIMGVTYTWAGGATTDAGDVVSVGSKGYERQIINVSPGDISATSTDAINGSQLYGVLSAIERVRYFSVKSEEGKTDGTKNWNNDGAKATNSIAIGPNAATSTGATGSVSLGHNANVLGSSSVAVGPNATVTSGTVGAVALGSNANSRGTGSIAIGLNTENNYNYSVVVGAHSRANYENATVVGARAAAQNNGTAMGYLSNAVGDDSVAIGHQAQTTQAYSIAIGKQANSSGLYSTAIGSSAQAAGQNSFAGGNNAKATGSDSVALGSGATTTIGSSVALGNGAVGTANNFDATAKNATFKNDSGAVTNVSYAASSSAKTGAVSVGSVGNERQIHNVAAGRISATSTDAVNGSQLYTVMNNVGHNIQQNGTDKSRINNNGTVNYADGNLTTVAITDGENTSKVQINVTQGSLSVDNNGTVSAPTAGVATAGDVANAINNAKTTTKVEAGSNAHVNKTTSGKETTYTVSADKATVQVSNALNLTSNATTAADGAVTTDYSIDLAQSTKDNIQKGVDAKTTVDTKGLTFNGDSGSTNIEKLGSTVTVAGDDNITTEAQDDKVTVKLNKDLVVDSVKAGDTTVNNDGVKVGDDVALTQDGVKAGDVKLTKDGLNNAGNKVTNVAAGTEDTDAVNYGQLKETNANVAKGLNIAADNGNDDNVQLGETVAYRSSDKNIVTTVSDNQIDFKLAKDITVDSVTAGDSKLNSDGLTITGGPSVTKAGIDAAGNKITNVAPGTDDTDAVNYSQLKQQSAAARTEVAAGTNIKDVVKTTGANGQDVYTVNAKGTIASAGSSKVTVTAAAADANNVTDYSIDLAQDTKDDIQKGVDAKTTVNTKGLTFNGDSGSTNVEKLGSTVTVAGDDNITTEAQDDKVTVKLNKDLVVDSVKAGDTTVNNDGVKVGDDVALTQDGVKAGDVKLTKDGLNNAGNKVTNVAAGTEDTDAVNYGQLKETNANVAKGLNIAADNGNDDNVQLGETVAYRSSDKNIVTTVSDNQIDFKLAKDITVDSVTAGDSKLNSDGLTITGGPSVTKAGIDAAGNKITNVAPGTDDTDAVNYSQLKQQSAAARTEVAAGTNIKDVVKTTGANGQDITPSTPKARLRAQVPTK is encoded by the coding sequence ATGAATAAGATATTTAAAGTCGTTTGGAACCGTACGATTCAATCTTTCGTCGTAACGTCCGAATTAGCCAAAGGTCGTGTGAAATCGTCCGCAGAACAAAACAGTACAGATGTATCTGCCGAATCCGGTAAAAATGGTATTGCGACAGTTTTTAGATTGACAGTGATTTCGGCAGCTCTTTTGGGTGCAGGTAATTCGTATGCGGCAACTGCAGCACGAGGAAAAATTGAATTTGATGCTGCAACCAGTGCGACTGCGGTTAGTGGTGCAACAGCGACCGGTATTGGTGCTCTGTCAGTAGGAGCATCAGCCAATGCTACGGCTAATGGTGCAGTTGCGGTAGGTACGAGTGCAAATGCAACACATAATAACAGCCTTGCTGTTGGTACAAATGCCAAGGCTACTCAAAATCATGCCGTTGCGATGGGAGCAGATACAAGTGCAAGTAGTTCAAATGCAACAGCGATAGGTAAAAGTGCCAATGCTGTTTCTGCAGATTCAACAGCATTGGGTGCAGATTCCAAAGCAAATGGTACGCAAGCGACAGCGGTAGGTAAGAATGCTCTTGCCAATAATACGAGCACAACAGCATTGGGTAATTCGGCGCAAGCATTTGGTATAGGCTCAATGGCTTTGGGCCAATCCAGCACATCAAGAGGTCAAGACGGCATTGCAATTGGCAGCGGCAGTCAGGCTGCAGCCAATGCGCAAAATGCCATTGCAATCGGTACCAATGCGGTGGGTTATCAAAGTGAGTCTATCGCCATAGGTAATTCAGCCCAAGCTCAAGCTGGAAATACCATTGCCATCGGTAAAAATGCAGTGGCAAATTCTCCAGCTTCGGGTAGTGCGCCATCAAGTGCTATTGCACTTGGTGCAGACGCGAATGCAACCGGATTTGGTACGATTGCTATTGGACGTGCATCTGAGGTTCTCTCCCAAAATAGTATGAATGTGAATGTAACGCACAATAATATTGCTATTGGTAATACGGCTCGAGTAGGCGATTCAAGTAGTTCTAAGATAACTCAGTCTATTGCTATTGGTTCAGGTAACCGTGTTGATCCACAGGGCAGACCTGAGGGTGCGTGGGCAAAGGGAGACCAATCTATTGCGGTTGGCGGCAATGTCTTGGCTAATGGTAATTCATCTGTTGCTATTGGTGGTGATGATTTAGATGCGGTAGGTGGTACTCGATATTCTGGCAATGCAACGGATAAATTCATCAAATATAATGAAAAAGGTGCAAAGACCGGTGAATATACGCTGAGCGGTAAAAGTCTGCGTGATATTTATAAAGAGATGACTGGTGATACGATGAATTACGGTTCTTATGGTAATACTATTGCCGGTCAAGGTTCTGTTGCGCTGGGTGTGCAAGCTAATTCATCTGCCGATTTGTCTTTGGCCATCGGTACCAAGTCTCAGGCTACTGCTTTTGGCGGTGTAGCTTTGGGTACAGGAGCAAAGGCAACTTTGCTGAACTCTGTGGCTTTGGGTACGGCTTCTAAAACTGATAAAGAAGGTAAGGCATACGTTCAACGCGAAATCATGGGCGTGACCTACACTTGGGCAGGCGGTGCAACTACCGATGCCGGTGATGTTGTGTCTGTCGGTTCTAAAGGCTATGAACGCCAAATCATTAATGTATCCCCCGGCGATATTTCTGCTACTTCTACTGATGCCATCAACGGCTCTCAACTTTATGGTGTATTGAGTGCAATTGAGCGTGTCCGTTATTTTTCTGTTAAATCAGAAGAAGGTAAAACTGACGGTACGAAAAACTGGAACAATGACGGCGCAAAAGCAACCAATTCAATTGCTATCGGACCAAATGCGGCAACAAGTACAGGTGCGACGGGTAGTGTTTCTTTGGGTCATAATGCCAACGTACTTGGTTCGTCTTCTGTTGCTGTTGGTCCAAATGCAACGGTAACTTCTGGAACTGTTGGCGCTGTTGCCTTAGGCTCTAATGCCAATTCCCGCGGTACAGGTTCTATCGCCATAGGTTTGAATACAGAAAATAATTACAATTACTCTGTAGTCGTCGGTGCTCACAGTAGAGCCAATTACGAAAATGCAACCGTTGTCGGTGCAAGGGCAGCGGCACAAAATAACGGTACGGCAATGGGCTATTTGTCCAATGCAGTCGGTGATGATTCTGTTGCAATCGGTCATCAGGCGCAGACAACGCAAGCTTATTCTATCGCCATTGGTAAGCAGGCAAACAGTTCAGGCCTTTATTCCACCGCTATTGGTTCCTCAGCCCAAGCTGCCGGGCAGAATAGTTTTGCCGGCGGTAATAATGCAAAAGCGACTGGAAGCGATTCAGTTGCTTTGGGTAGTGGCGCGACGACTACGATCGGTAGCTCTGTTGCATTGGGTAATGGTGCTGTTGGCACTGCCAATAATTTTGATGCAACAGCTAAAAATGCAACATTCAAAAACGATAGCGGTGCGGTAACCAACGTCAGCTATGCAGCTTCTTCATCCGCTAAAACAGGCGCAGTTTCTGTAGGCAGCGTAGGCAATGAACGCCAAATTCACAATGTTGCCGCAGGCCGTATTTCCGCCACTTCGACCGATGCGGTCAATGGTAGCCAGCTGTACACCGTTATGAACAATGTTGGACACAATATCCAACAAAACGGTACAGACAAATCTCGTATCAATAACAACGGTACAGTCAACTACGCCGATGGCAACTTGACGACCGTTGCAATCACCGATGGCGAGAATACATCAAAAGTTCAAATCAACGTCACTCAAGGCTCATTGTCTGTCGATAATAATGGCACAGTGTCCGCACCGACTGCCGGTGTAGCGACTGCCGGCGATGTAGCTAATGCCATCAATAATGCCAAAACCACAACCAAGGTGGAGGCAGGCAGTAACGCGCACGTTAATAAAACAACTTCAGGCAAAGAAACCACTTATACCGTCAGCGCAGATAAAGCAACGGTACAAGTTTCCAATGCTTTGAATTTGACCTCCAATGCTACAACCGCAGCCGATGGTGCAGTAACAACTGATTACAGTATCGATCTCGCTCAAAGTACTAAAGATAATATCCAAAAAGGTGTGGATGCCAAAACCACCGTTGACACCAAAGGCCTGACCTTCAACGGCGACAGCGGCAGCACCAATATCGAAAAACTCGGCTCCACCGTGACCGTTGCCGGCGACGACAACATCACCACCGAAGCCCAAGACGATAAAGTGACCGTTAAGCTGAACAAAGACCTGGTGGTGGACAGCGTCAAAGCCGGTGACACCACCGTTAACAACGACGGTGTGAAAGTAGGCGACGATGTTGCATTGACCCAAGACGGCGTTAAAGCAGGCGATGTCAAACTGACCAAAGACGGTTTGAACAACGCCGGCAACAAAGTGACCAACGTAGCCGCCGGTACCGAAGATACCGACGCTGTTAACTACGGTCAGCTGAAAGAAACCAACGCCAATGTGGCCAAAGGTCTGAACATTGCTGCCGACAACGGTAACGACGACAACGTCCAACTGGGCGAAACCGTTGCTTACCGCAGCAGCGACAAAAACATCGTGACCACCGTGTCTGACAACCAGATTGACTTCAAACTGGCCAAAGACATCACCGTCGACAGCGTTACCGCAGGCGACAGCAAACTGAATTCAGACGGCCTCACCATTACCGGTGGCCCAAGTGTGACCAAAGCAGGCATCGATGCCGCCGGCAACAAGATCACCAACGTTGCCCCGGGTACCGATGACACCGACGCCGTCAACTACAGCCAGCTGAAACAGCAAAGCGCCGCCGCCCGTACCGAAGTTGCCGCCGGTACCAACATCAAAGACGTGGTGAAAACTACCGGCGCCAACGGCCAAGACGTTTACACCGTCAATGCCAAAGGCACGATTGCGAGCGCCGGTTCGAGCAAAGTGACCGTTACCGCCGCTGCTGCAGACGCGAACAACGTGACCGACTACAGCATCGACTTGGCACAAGACACCAAAGACGACATCCAAAAAGGTGTGGATGCCAAAACCACCGTTAACACCAAAGGTCTGACCTTCAACGGCGACAGCGGCAGCACCAATGTCGAAAAACTCGGCTCCACCGTGACCGTTGCCGGCGACGACAACATCACCACCGAAGCCCAAGACGATAAAGTGACTGTCAAGCTGAACAAAGACCTGGTAGTAGACAGTGTCAAAGCCGGTGACACCACCGTTAACAACGACGGTGTGAAAGTAGGCGACGATGTTGCATTGACCCAAGACGGCGTTAAAGCAGGCGATGTCAAACTGACCAAAGACGGTTTGAACAACGCCGGCAACAAAGTGACCAACGTAGCCGCCGGTACCGAAGATACCGACGCTGTTAACTACGGTCAGCTGAAAGAAACCAACGCCAATGTGGCCAAAGGTCTGAACATTGCTGCCGACAACGGTAACGACGACAACGTCCAACTGGGCGAAACCGTTGCTTACCGCAGCAGCGACAAAAACATCGTGACCACCGTGTCTGACAACCAGATTGACTTCAAACTGGCCAAAGACATCACCGTCGACAGCGTTACCGCAGGCGACAGCAAACTGAATTCAGACGGCCTCACCATTACCGGTGGCCCAAGTGTGACCAAAGCAGGCATCGATGCCGCCGGCAACAAGATCACCAACGTTGCCCCGGGTACCGATGACACCGACGCCGTCAACTACAGCCAGCTGAAACAGCAAAGCGCCGCCGCCCGTACCGAGGTTGCAGCCGGCACCAACATCAAAGACGTGGTTAAAACGACCGGAGCCAACGGCCAAGACATTACACCGTCAACG